In Flavobacteriales bacterium TMED191, the sequence TTTAGAGTATAGTTATAATTTAGAACTAATGGGACAAGACGGTAAGCAACTTGTGCTTTATGAGCCGGGGTTGAATCGTCATATTAATAGTCCTGCTAATATAAATTCCTCAGTAGGAAAAGATTTAATTACCACAATTGAACTTTCTTATCAAGATATATTGGAGAGAGCATTACTGCGTCAGTTAGAAGAATTTGAAGCTGACTTTGGTACAGCTATTTTAATGGAGGTGAATAGTGGAAAAATTAAAGCTTTATCTAACTTAAAAAAAACAAATGATAACAAGTATGCTGAAACATATAATTATGGTGTAGCTTATCAACTTGAGCCTGGTTCAACATTTAAATTAGCATCTATTATGGCTTATTTAGAGGACTTTAACGGATCTATAGAAGACACCATAGACTGTAAAAAAGGAAAGTATAAGTTTCAAGGAGCACCAATATCGACAATTGATAGTGAAGAGTTAGGGGTTGTTTCTTTGAAAGAGGCTTTTTCAAAATCATCAAATATTGGTATAGGTAGATTAATCACCAAAAATTATCATAATGCACCTGAAAAATTTATAAACAGAATATATAATTTTGGCTTAGCTAATAAATCAAAAATTGATCTTGAAAAAGTACCTTCTCCAATAATTACATCTCCAAGCTCAAAATCCTGGTCTGGTATTTCTTTGCCATGGATGTCATATGGCTATGGGATTAGTATTACAGCACTGGACTTGTTAACGTTTTATAATACAGTTGCTAATCATGGTCAGATGGTTTATCCACATTTAGGATATGCATTACGACAGGGAAGTAAATCATATCCAATTATAAGAGACAATATATCTTATCAAATTTGTTCCGAATCAACTATTAAAAAAGCACATAGTTTACTTCGCGAGGTTGTTATTAACGGAACCGGTCAAAAATTAAAAACTTTATCATTTGAGGTGTCAGGTAAAACTGGGACAACGGTTAAAAATTATACAAAAAGCAAAGAAAAAGAATATCAAGCCTCATTTGTGGGGTTTTTCCCCTCTAATAATCCTATTTATTCATGTATTGTTGTTGTAGATAATCCCAATGTTAAAAAAGGTTATTATGGTTCGCAGATTGCAGTTCCTGCGTTCAAAGAAATAGCTCAGGAAATATACTTACAAGAAGGGTTGAGTTGGAATGCAAACGATTCTTTGTTTTTAACAGAACATGATGTTTCTATACAGGAGTTAATTGAAGATTATCATAATAATAATTCAGATCAAATTATAAATGAAGGGTTTTATCCTTCTGTAGTAGGAATGCATTTAACAGATGCAATTAAATTATTGGAAAAACAAGGCCATAAGGTAATTGTTAGAGGTAAATACGGGATAGTTAATAAACAATATCCCAAAGCTAACACAGAAATAAAACATGATTTAGCAATAACACTATTTATATGAAAAAAATGCTAAAAGATTTACTATGTAATTTACAATATGTTGATATTGTTGGAAGTACAGAAATGTCAGTATCTCAACTTTGTTTAACTTCAACTAATGTAGTTCCATCTAGTTTATTTATTGCTTTAAGAGGATCAAATAATGATGGACATAATTTTATTAGAGATGCAATTTTTTCAGGCGCAAATTCTGTTATTTGTGAGCGACTTCCCAATAATCTTTCAGATAAAGTCACTTATGTTTTAGTTGAAGATAGTGCCAGTGCATTATCTTCAATTGCTTCTCATTTCTTTAATAATCCATCGAGTAAAATTAAATTAATTGGTATTACTGGTACAAATGGAAAAACATCAACTACTTATTATTTAGCATCATTATTTCGTCAATTGAACTATAAAGTGGGTTTAATATCTACAATAGAATATCAAATAGATTCTCTCATTTTACCAAGTACCCATACTACACCAAATGCCATTGTTCTAAATGAATTATTAAGTAAAATGGTTCAGGCAGGCTGTGAGTATTGTTTTATGGAGGTTAGTTCTCATGGGATATCTCAAAAGAGAACCACAGGTTTAAATTTCGAAATAGGTGTATTTACTAACCTTAGTAGGGATCATTTGGATTATCATAATACTTTTAATAATTATTTAAATACAAAAAAGAAATTTTTTGATGATTTATCAAACCTAGCAACTTCTGTAATTAACATGGATGATAATTATGGTTCATCCATGGTTCTGGAATCAAAATCAAAGAAAGTATTTTATAGCTTACATAAAAAATCACACTATAATGCTACTTTATTGGATTCTGACAGCACAGG encodes:
- a CDS encoding UDP-N-acetylmuramoyl-L-alanyl-D-glutamate--2,6-diaminopimelate ligase, with the translated sequence MLKDLLCNLQYVDIVGSTEMSVSQLCLTSTNVVPSSLFIALRGSNNDGHNFIRDAIFSGANSVICERLPNNLSDKVTYVLVEDSASALSSIASHFFNNPSSKIKLIGITGTNGKTSTTYYLASLFRQLNYKVGLISTIEYQIDSLILPSTHTTPNAIVLNELLSKMVQAGCEYCFMEVSSHGISQKRTTGLNFEIGVFTNLSRDHLDYHNTFNNYLNTKKKFFDDLSNLATSVINMDDNYGSSMVLESKSKKVFYSLHKKSHYNATLLDSDSTGLVISIDGNEICTSLAGDFNAYNLLAVFSVAMELGENKSQVLRLLSTLLPVPGRFNTINSEYGIFGIIDYAHTPEALSQVISSISNFGNTKQNLIIVIGCGGNRDRGKRPEMAKIASEHSKLIILTSDNPRFEKPKSIIADMLDGIKDDNQNKVKTIIDREEAIKFAVKSSVKGSIILVAGKGHEKYQDINGQKLPFDDYLVLKKFLKK